Proteins encoded within one genomic window of Pristis pectinata isolate sPriPec2 chromosome 5, sPriPec2.1.pri, whole genome shotgun sequence:
- the LOC127570309 gene encoding C-C chemokine receptor type 4-like: protein MNTTKMPTRFSTYYDYDYETYSPCTMESAKNSGERFLPVLYTLVFLFGLPGNVLVLWVLLKYRRLRNMTDICLLNLAISDLLFVISLPFWAYFAANQWIFGNVFCKIINAFYVLGYYGGIMFISLISVDRYFAIVHAVSPFLKRTALHGFISSIAMWCIAILASLPTLIHTKAVNVEERIICHSFLSGESSLKWVLGNIFKDNVLGFLVPLVIMIFCYRNIVIILLKNKTNKHRAIKVIFAVVIIFLIFWTPHNIVLFLVSLKQLQVLSGCDTQNKLSMTQQITESITFVHCCLNPIIYAFLGQKFRSDLRRLLRLPSIFGYKAHNKGLFTSREFNTSMRSQSSGDHYSSTLM from the coding sequence ATGAATACAACCAAAATGCCAACACGCTTCAGCACTTATTATGATTACGACTACGAAACATATTCTCCATGTACCATGGAATCTGCAAAGAACTCTGGTGAACGTTTCTTGCCAGTGCTTTACACACTCGTGTTTTTGTTTGGGCTCCCAGGAAATGTTCTAGTGTTATGGGTTCTCCTAAAATACAGACGGCTGAGGAACATGACAGACATCTGCCTTCTCAATTTGGCAATATCTGATCTGCTTTTTGTAATATCACTTCCATTCTGGGCATATTTTGCTGCcaatcaatggatttttggaaaTGTCTTCTGTAAAATCATTAATGCTTTTTATGTGCTTGGCTATTATGGTGGCATTATGTTCATAAGCCTGATAAGTGTGGACCGTTACTTTGCGATTGTTCATGctgtgtctcctttcttgaagagaaCTGCTTTACATGGTTTTATTTCAAGCATAGCCATGTGGTGTATAGCTATTCTAGCATCACTACCCACTCTGATACATACCAAAGCAGTCAACGTGGAAGAAAgaatcatttgccattcctttcttTCAGGTGAAAGCTCACTAAAATGGGTACTTGGTAACATTTTCAAAGACAATGTTTTGGGTTTTTTAGTTCCATTGGTTATAATGATTTTCTGTTACAGAAATATAGTTATAATCCTGCTTAAGAACAAAACTAATAAGCACAGGGCCATAAAAGTTATATTTGCTGTAGtgattatatttttaatattctgGACACCACATAATATAGTGTTGTTCCTTGTGTCCTTGAAACAACTCCAAGTTTTAAGTGGCTGCGATACCCAGAACAAGCTCTCTATGACACAGCAGATAACTGAATCCATCACATTTGTACACTGCTGTTTAAACCCAATCATCTATGCATTTTTGGGTCAAAAATTCAGATCAGATCTCCGCAGACTTCTACGTTTGCCTTCAATATTTGGATATAAAGCACATAACAAAGGTCTGTTCACTTCTCGCGAGTTTAATACCTCAATGCGTTCACAATCCAGTGGCGATCATTATTCATCCACATTAATGTAA
- the LOC127570308 gene encoding chemokine XC receptor 1-like, with amino-acid sequence MSSTIPYLDYYSYESYDNYNYTYFFSLCENNEAIYFGEIFTQVLYSLIFIFTLIGNILVLWILMRYEKLKTTTDIFILNLITSDLLFACSLPIWAVDHTHGWIFGKAMCKIMSSIFFVSYYSGILLLTLVTVDRYFVVVCPLTAVRTRKLSYGVVACLVVWCISILATVPEMIFSDVVHWNESFSCESIYPKGNEQIWQLVQCYQQNLLFFLIPFVVIVYCYYRILNTVVKCRARKKFKAVKIIFCIVAVFFVCWAPYNVVIFLLSLYDLNTLTVVSCEFSNHLYFAYYICRDIAYFHCCLNPFFYALVGTKFRKHLKRTISTYLPLKNINKQSKYSLRSRHLSNSHDYSNSSGFNTI; translated from the coding sequence ATGTCATCTACAATACCCTACCTTGATTATTATAGCTATGAAAGCTATGATAATTATAACTATacttattttttttccttatgtGAAAATAATGAAGCCATCTATTTTGGAGAAATTTTTACACAAGTCTTGTACAGCCTTATCTTTATTTTCACCCTGATCGGCAATATTTTAGTTTTGTGGATCCTGATGAGATATGAGAAGCTGAAAACTACAACAGACATCTTTATTTTGAATTTGATCACCTCTGATCTGCTTTTTGCCTGCTCACTTCCAATCTGGGCTGTGGATCATACACACGGATGGATCTTTGGCAAGGCCATGTGCAAGATAATGAGTTCGATTTTCTTCGTCAGCTACTACAGTGGTATCCTGCTACTGACATTGGTGACTGTAGACAGATACTTTGTGGTGGTTTGTCCTCTGACTGCTGTGAGAACCAGAAAGCTCTCCTATGGTGTGGTAGCCTGTTTGGTAGTTTGGTGCATTAGTATCTTAGCCACAGTCCCAGAAATGATATTTTCTGATGTTGTACATTGGAATGAAAGCTTTTCCTGTGAAAGTATCTATCCAAAGGGGAATGAACAAATATGGCAATTGGTGCAATGTTATCAACAAAATCTTTTGTTCTTCTTGATCCCCTTTGTAGTTATTGTGTATTGTTATTACAGGATTCTTAACACTGTTGTTAAATGCAGAGCTCGGAAGAAATTCAAAGCAGTGAAGATTATCTTCTGTATTGTGGCAGTGTTTTTTGTTTGTTGGGCACCTTATAATGTGGTCATCTTCCTGCTGTCTTTGTATGACCTCAATACCTTAACAGTCGTTTCTTGCGAGTTCAGCAACCATCTCTATTTTGCATATTACATTTGTCGGGACATTGCTTATTTCCACTGTTGTCTTAATCCCTTCTTTTATGCTTTAGTGGGAACAAAGTTCAGGAAACATTTAAAGAGAACGATAAGCACATACCTTCCTTTAAAAAATATCAATAAGCAATCGAAGTACAGTCTCAGAAGTCGTCATCTGAGCAATTCACATGACTATTCTAATTCTTCTGGCTTTAACACAATCTAA